In Fragaria vesca subsp. vesca linkage group LG5, FraVesHawaii_1.0, whole genome shotgun sequence, the genomic stretch AAAAAAATTATATAACTACTATCATTCATTTTAGATTGATTGATTTCTATTGTTTTCTGGGGATGGACCTCCCACATGGTACTTATTATATATATATTCTATTTTTCTCTTTTATTCTTGTCAGCTTTGGATGTGACTACCTCATCTACCAAAGACTAGAGGTTAGCTAATATTCCATATTGATGGCGTTCATAGATGCCTACATCTTGTTTCTATAAAAGGACAAAATTAGTTGACTCTAAGAAGCAACGGTTTGACTGATTTGAATCCCTTGACAAGTCTGATTCTTGCTATATTTCTCTCCTTTTGCTGGATCAAACAAGCAAGATTTGAGTGTTTCTGTCAAGCTCTCATGGAGAAGATCGAGCATAAGTATGTGGAAGTAGGAGGACTAAAGCTTCATGTAGCTGAAATTGGAAGTGGTACGTATGATCCAGTCCAGATAAGCTCCATGTTGATTTAAAAGTTTTGGTTCTTTCCCACAGAGTACAACAACTAATAACAATGATAAGCATTGCTTTCTGATATGCAGGTTCAAATGTGGTGCTTTTCCTGCATGGATTTCCAGAAATATGGTACTCTTGGAGGCACCAGATGATTGCTGTGGCTAACAATGGCTACCGAGCAATTGCCTATGATTGCAGGGGATATGGACTTTCTGAGCAGCCAGCTGAGCTTGAAAAGGCTACTTTCAATGACCTTGTTGAAGATGTTGTTGGCCTTTTGGATTCTTTGGCCATTAACAAGGTAATGTGGATCTGTGTGTGTGTGTGTGTGTTTAGTAGTGCTTCTTAAAATTAAGTTAATGTTTAAACCCAGTTAAGCATGATATAGGTAGTTGAAGAAGGTTCATATGACCATATAGCCAAAATAATACTTACCCGGTTGCATGATGACCAGGCTTTCCTTGTTGGTAAGGATTTTGGAGCTATGCCTGCATACATAGTAGCTGCTCTCCATCCTGATCGAGTAGCTGGTGTCATATCACTAGGTATTCCTTTTTTTCTACCAGGTCCGAGTGCAGTCCAAAACCATCTTCTTCCTGAAGGGTTCTATATATCAAGGTGGCAGGTATAAAACATCTTCTCATTTTCTTGATTGACATCACTTTTCCCTAGACCTGCATCAGTTCTGATCATTTCCAATGCTGAATTATTGTACATACATATGCTTATTAAGTTGTTACCTAATTCAGGAGCCAGTTGGGAGGGCTGAAGCAGATTTTGGCCGCTTTGATGTTAAGTCGGTGATAAGGAACATCTACATACTCTTCAGTGGAAGTGAGATACCTGTAGCTGCTAAGGATCAAGAGATCATGGATTTGTTTGATCCAGCTATTCCTCTACCACCTTGGTTCTCTGAAGAAGATCTTTCAGTCTATGCATCTCTTTATGAGAAATCTGGATTCTGTTTTCCATTGCAAATACCATACAGGTAACACATAACTCTTGCATTTACTCAGTCCTAATTATTTTCAATTATTTCCCTTTAGCTTTTAGGAATTAGGATAAACAACTTGGTGTACTGATTTCATATTTTTCTCAAGATAACCAAAACACCAAAAAAAGTCGTATGATCATAGTTCTACATGGAATAGAATATCTTCATTTGTTAATTGTATTAGAATTGATTCCACCTATGCAGGGCTTCAGCAGTGGATTGCGGTTACAGTTCTGATCTAAAAGTCATTTCTCCAACACTGCTTGTAATGGGTGAGAAAGACTATTTCTTCAAGTTTCCAGGGATCGGAGATTACATAAGGACTGGGGCAGTGAAGCATTTTGTGCCTGATATGGACCTTAAATACATTGCAGAAGGGAATCATTTTGTGCAAGAACAACTTCCAGAGCAGATTAATCAGCTAATTCTCAGTTTCCTTGGAAAACATGGTATCTGACTCTATATTGCTTGACGTACCTAGAGAATTCAAGGGAAAAAATTGATGTTCTGTCTAGTGTATGCAAATTACATTGCATATTTGGGTCAAAGAAACTATTTCCAATGTTAAATAAAATCTTGTGATCGGCATCTGATTTGCTACTTGTTCTGAAAACTCTATGTTCATGAACTAGGATTTCCTGTATTTGAGCACTGTTTCTGTGAATAAGTTCAGGCCATCAGCCTATGAATATGAACAGTTTGTCAAAGATTACTTATTCCACAGCTAGGCAAGGTGAGATATCAAGACTTATTGAATGCATGCATGTTGGTGTTAGAATTGTCTGGTTGGCATGCTTCCAGTGAATTTGGGCCTGAAATGAAAGGGTTGGTCATTATGATGACCTTGATCCAAAACTGGAGTTCAGATGACATAGCATTGGTGACCAATGCCATTGGAGTATATATATAATCTTAAATAGGATTTAGATATGATTATTCGGTTAGGATTGAATAAAGTATATATCACACGTACGTGTACTGCTTCAACTGTAGTTTGAAGTACAGTTTTCTGATGCTATAAAATGAATATGTTTAGCATGGTCATCAGAATTCAAGTATGTCAAATTAAAATTTGGTTGAGATCCAATCTTGAATGTCTTTTTGAAGGCAATATGCTAAAGGAATTTCTCTTTTTGCAATTCGGAGTCACCTTTATAATACTTGATGATGAAAGAATTTGTTTTCAACATCATCATCCATCTCAAGTGAATGGTATCCTCTGTTGTATACATTTAAAAGTACCATGTTTCCAATATAGCAAAACAACAATCTGTTCTGCACAATATTAAACTCACATTATTTTCTCCTACTTTGATATTTTCCAACCATAAATGTCCTTGAGATAACCTTGCAACTATATATAAGAACAGTAAATTAGTCACTGGGAAAGAGACTGATTTATAGCAGCTTAAATTTATCAACTATCTAACTCTTTTTTCATTGATTTCATTCAAGCATGGTTTATATCTGTATCAGAAGATAATTACACGCGTGATGAGCACCACTACTGTTAATGAGCTTTTCCTCCCTGGTAAGCTCATGCACTGCAATACTTTAGTACCTGCTTATCCTCAAATGGAGCTCAATCTGATGTCATCCATCTGGTAAGAATAAAAGATGCTCGGAATATAAACTTGATCAAGTGATTGTTCATTATGATTACAGTTTGAGTACATATATCATGCTGATATATATAAGCATGCATTTTGTTTGGTTTGGTTTGGTAGGTACTAATGATATTACGATTGTGTGTGTCCAGCATCTGGAAAACAAGTGATGATATCTTATGGTTGTCCCACTTGTCCACTGGTCT encodes the following:
- the LOC101291530 gene encoding bifunctional epoxide hydrolase 2-like, translating into MEKIEHKYVEVGGLKLHVAEIGSGSNVVLFLHGFPEIWYSWRHQMIAVANNGYRAIAYDCRGYGLSEQPAELEKATFNDLVEDVVGLLDSLAINKAFLVGKDFGAMPAYIVAALHPDRVAGVISLGIPFFLPGPSAVQNHLLPEGFYISRWQEPVGRAEADFGRFDVKSVIRNIYILFSGSEIPVAAKDQEIMDLFDPAIPLPPWFSEEDLSVYASLYEKSGFCFPLQIPYRASAVDCGYSSDLKVISPTLLVMGEKDYFFKFPGIGDYIRTGAVKHFVPDMDLKYIAEGNHFVQEQLPEQINQLILSFLGKHGI